The following proteins are encoded in a genomic region of Bacteroidota bacterium:
- a CDS encoding DUF3467 domain-containing protein: protein MNEPENNQQLNIELTEDVAEGIYSNLAVITHSNSEFVIDFITVMPGVPKARVKSRIILTPQHAKRLMKALKENVTRFEALNGAIVDADFPGANAFPMNFGGPKGQA, encoded by the coding sequence ATGAACGAGCCCGAAAACAACCAGCAACTCAATATCGAACTCACCGAAGACGTAGCCGAAGGCATTTACTCCAACCTCGCCGTAATTACACACTCCAATTCCGAGTTTGTAATCGACTTCATTACCGTAATGCCCGGTGTGCCCAAAGCCCGCGTAAAATCGCGCATCATCCTCACACCGCAGCACGCCAAGCGACTGATGAAAGCGTTGAAGGAAAATGTAACGCGTTTTGAGGCGCTCAACGGCGCTATTGTGGATGCTGATTTTCCCGGCGCCAATGCATTCCCGATGAATTTCGGCGGGCCCAAGGGGCAGGCGTAA
- a CDS encoding alkaline phosphatase D family protein codes for MRVKTIFGALLISSFAFAQTTLISTGSSWKYKDDGSNQGTIWRTTSFSDAAWLSGNAELGYGDGGETTVVNGGPTNNRFPTTYFRKTFSITNAALFTGYTMQVKRDDGVVVYVNGTEVYRNNMPTGTIAFNTWASTTASDDGANFTTVNLSSTQFVTGTNTIAVEIHQRNATSSDISFDLGLIGNSSSSANEVVYLWSGAVQPSSAVVVAKMTSASTTCRLVVSTSSTLSNPVLSPAATASSTNNLMAKMTVTGLTPNTTYYYAVQSNNITDNSSDDIGQFTTPASGAFSYKFTVGSCAVNSNHPAYTRMQSKTPLFHVSTGDIHYANPNSATNINIHRLPYEQNMLSQAPSASFFKSTPLAHVWDDHDYCGNNSGSGSVGRTNARLSYQEYVPHYSLAAGSGDVPIYQSFTIGRVHFILSDLRSERGSTSMMGTTQKNWFKNECLYARNNNLIIAWVTGVSFGGNQTDNWGGFTAERAELSNFFRDNNIRNMFILSGDAHMLAIDNGTNHDFSTGNNNPNDYPVFQAAAINNSGSTKGGTYSEGGTFPNPSSTTGQYGLVEVTDNGGSSITITFTGYRVPSNNSGETVLATYTFNRTLVLPPAPRMPSDFSVRTLQPENAVLMSWNATGTDMLLIERSTNDQPYVTVAEVSSDKGGWKDNAPATGWNTYRVRNQQNEIISEEKIYFTGNMKLNIFPNPAKQEINVTLNELAQATTSRYLVYDMRMRTVLQGEKELAQGSSTFTLDISTLPAGEYVLHLVVNGNELKEKLIITQ; via the coding sequence ATGCGAGTAAAAACTATTTTCGGTGCACTGTTGATCAGTTCGTTTGCTTTTGCACAAACCACACTCATTTCAACAGGTTCTTCATGGAAGTACAAAGACGATGGCAGCAACCAAGGCACAATCTGGCGCACAACCTCTTTTAGCGATGCAGCTTGGTTAAGCGGCAATGCCGAACTCGGGTATGGCGATGGAGGTGAAACAACCGTAGTTAACGGCGGCCCTACAAATAATCGTTTTCCTACTACTTATTTCCGCAAAACATTCTCCATTACCAATGCGGCACTTTTTACCGGATACACCATGCAAGTAAAACGCGATGATGGTGTAGTGGTTTATGTAAACGGAACTGAAGTATATCGAAACAATATGCCAACAGGCACAATTGCATTCAACACCTGGGCATCAACAACTGCCAGCGATGACGGTGCAAATTTCACCACTGTCAATTTATCATCAACCCAGTTTGTTACAGGTACAAATACAATAGCTGTTGAAATTCATCAGCGCAATGCAACCAGTTCCGACATCAGTTTCGATCTCGGACTCATAGGTAACAGCAGTTCTTCTGCAAATGAGGTGGTGTATCTCTGGAGCGGTGCTGTTCAGCCTTCATCAGCTGTAGTAGTCGCTAAGATGACTAGTGCTTCAACTACTTGCCGCTTAGTAGTCAGCACATCTTCAACTTTGTCGAATCCAGTCCTCTCACCCGCCGCCACAGCTTCAAGTACAAACAACCTCATGGCAAAGATGACTGTAACCGGGCTTACACCTAATACAACATACTACTATGCAGTTCAGTCGAACAACATTACCGATAATTCTTCAGACGATATAGGTCAGTTCACCACACCGGCCTCAGGAGCTTTTTCGTACAAATTCACTGTTGGTTCGTGCGCCGTAAATTCTAATCATCCGGCTTATACACGTATGCAAAGTAAAACACCGTTGTTTCACGTTTCAACGGGTGATATTCATTATGCCAATCCAAATTCTGCAACAAATATCAATATACATCGACTGCCTTACGAGCAGAATATGCTTTCGCAAGCTCCTTCTGCAAGTTTTTTCAAATCAACACCTTTAGCTCACGTATGGGACGACCATGATTACTGCGGAAATAACAGCGGATCAGGATCAGTTGGACGCACCAATGCGCGTTTATCCTATCAGGAATATGTGCCGCATTATTCGCTGGCTGCCGGATCTGGCGACGTACCCATCTATCAGTCGTTTACGATTGGCCGTGTACATTTTATTCTCAGCGATCTTCGCTCAGAACGTGGTTCAACCAGCATGATGGGCACTACACAAAAAAATTGGTTCAAAAACGAATGTCTCTATGCGCGCAACAACAACCTCATTATTGCCTGGGTAACCGGAGTGTCATTTGGCGGTAATCAAACCGACAACTGGGGCGGTTTCACAGCCGAACGCGCAGAACTTTCAAATTTCTTCCGCGACAACAACATCAGAAACATGTTTATTCTCAGCGGCGATGCACACATGCTGGCTATCGACAATGGCACCAATCACGATTTCTCGACCGGGAACAACAACCCTAATGATTATCCTGTATTTCAGGCAGCCGCAATAAACAACAGCGGTTCAACCAAAGGCGGCACATACAGCGAAGGCGGCACATTCCCCAACCCCAGCTCAACCACCGGACAATACGGCCTTGTGGAAGTAACCGACAACGGCGGCTCTTCCATCACAATTACATTTACCGGTTACCGTGTACCATCCAACAACTCCGGCGAAACCGTACTTGCCACCTATACATTTAACCGCACACTCGTTCTGCCCCCGGCACCGCGTATGCCTTCCGATTTCTCGGTACGCACCCTGCAGCCCGAAAACGCCGTGCTTATGTCGTGGAATGCCACCGGCACTGATATGCTTCTCATCGAGCGCAGCACCAATGATCAGCCCTATGTAACTGTTGCCGAAGTAAGCTCCGACAAAGGCGGCTGGAAAGACAATGCCCCGGCCACAGGCTGGAATACTTACCGTGTGCGCAATCAGCAAAACGAAATAATCAGCGAAGAGAAAATTTATTTCACCGGAAACATGAAGCTCAACATCTTCCCCAATCCGGCAAAACAGGAAATAAATGTTACGCTAAACGAACTTGCACAGGCCACCACTTCGCGCTACTTGGTTTACGACATGCGCATGCGCACCGTGCTTCAGGGCGAAAAGGAACTGGCGCAAGGCAGCAGCACTTTCACTCTTGATATTTCAACATTACCAGCAGGCGAGTATGTATTACACCTCGTGGTAAATGGAAATGAATTGAAGGAAAAACTCATTATCACTCAGTAA
- a CDS encoding M20 family metallo-hydrolase, which translates to MNLEKLNCDAEELLCGLISIPSFSRGEKDAADFFQAFLLRAKISSFRINNNVIAYPKEFDSSLPALLLNSHLDTVQPAAGWQFNPFEATTENGKIYGLGSNDAGASLCALTAAFCHYYTHENLPYNLILAATAEEEISGENGLTAILPQLGEIDCAIVGEPTQLQLAIAEKGLLVLDCVAKGVSGHAARNEGINAIDIAVDDLLRLRNLQFEKESPWLGSLKITPSIIHAGTQHNVVPGSCTFTLDVRVTENYTHEEIIAILSRELRSTINPRSMRLRSSFISPEHPLVKAGITLGSKCYGSPTLSDKALMPFPALKCGPGDSARSHTANEYIGVDELHNGIRFYIQLLENLFAHAHQPNRTTPLAENY; encoded by the coding sequence ATGAATCTTGAAAAATTAAATTGCGATGCGGAAGAATTGCTCTGCGGATTAATCAGCATTCCTTCATTCAGCAGAGGCGAAAAGGACGCTGCCGACTTTTTTCAAGCGTTTCTCTTACGCGCAAAAATTTCATCCTTTCGTATAAACAACAATGTAATTGCATACCCGAAAGAATTTGATTCATCGCTCCCTGCTTTACTGCTTAACTCACACCTCGATACTGTACAACCTGCAGCCGGATGGCAGTTTAACCCATTTGAAGCTACCACAGAAAACGGAAAAATTTATGGTCTTGGCAGCAACGATGCAGGGGCTTCCTTGTGTGCGCTAACTGCAGCGTTTTGCCATTATTATACCCACGAAAATTTACCCTACAATCTTATTCTTGCCGCAACAGCCGAAGAAGAAATTTCGGGCGAGAACGGACTTACTGCAATTCTTCCGCAACTTGGTGAAATTGATTGTGCCATTGTGGGCGAACCCACGCAACTTCAACTGGCTATAGCTGAAAAAGGGCTTCTTGTACTCGACTGTGTGGCAAAAGGGGTGAGCGGACATGCCGCACGTAACGAAGGGATAAATGCAATTGATATTGCCGTTGACGATTTGCTGCGCCTGCGCAATCTGCAATTTGAAAAAGAATCGCCCTGGCTGGGCAGTTTAAAAATTACACCATCCATTATTCATGCAGGTACGCAGCACAATGTGGTTCCCGGCAGCTGCACATTTACACTTGATGTACGTGTAACCGAAAATTACACACACGAAGAAATTATCGCCATCCTTTCGCGCGAGTTACGCAGTACAATCAATCCGCGTTCAATGCGGCTTCGCTCCTCGTTCATTTCACCAGAGCATCCGCTGGTGAAAGCCGGAATAACACTGGGCAGTAAATGCTATGGCTCGCCCACACTTTCAGACAAGGCACTCATGCCTTTTCCTGCGCTCAAATGCGGCCCCGGCGACTCGGCGCGTTCGCACACGGCCAATGAATACATTGGCGTGGATGAATTGCACAACGGCATCCGTTTCTACATTCAACTACTCGAAAATCTTTTTGCACATGCACACCAACCAAACCGCACAACGCCTCTGGCAGAAAACTACTGA
- the argH gene encoding argininosuccinate lyase, with protein sequence MHTNQTAQRLWQKTTDAHPAVVAFTAGDDRAIDARLAPFDIQGSLAHCTMLHECGLIDSVEFDTLQKGLHELATLVQQTDFALPHWAEDIHSFVEMWLTEKYGEAGKKLHTARSRNDQVMTGICLYTRHALGETAEQIAAFATQLLQLAHTHAQAGMPGYTHFQAAMPSSFGLWFAAWAEALSEDLIALNAAFELASLSPLGAGAGYGSAFPINRERTAELLGFDGLHVNVINAQLTRGKTERAAADALAAVGITLSRLSADCCLFMSTNYGFIRFPDELTTGSSLMPHKKNPDVFELVRARCNALQAVPQQLALLTCGMPSGYHRDFQLTKQLLFPAFDTINQCISMLSLMFTHIEVKQHLLNDEKYKAVYTVDALYALTQQGVPFRDAYKEIGMAVQNGTFELPELPAHTLTGSKDNLSLELIENILEKRMKWFNEI encoded by the coding sequence ATGCACACCAACCAAACCGCACAACGCCTCTGGCAGAAAACTACTGATGCGCATCCTGCTGTTGTAGCTTTCACCGCAGGCGACGACCGCGCAATTGATGCACGGCTGGCTCCGTTTGATATACAAGGCTCCCTGGCCCATTGCACCATGCTGCACGAATGCGGGCTGATTGATAGCGTTGAGTTTGATACCTTACAAAAAGGATTGCATGAACTTGCCACGCTTGTTCAGCAAACAGATTTTGCGTTACCGCATTGGGCCGAAGACATCCACTCGTTTGTGGAAATGTGGCTTACAGAGAAATATGGCGAAGCCGGCAAGAAACTGCACACAGCACGCTCGCGCAACGATCAGGTAATGACCGGCATTTGCCTTTATACGCGGCATGCGCTCGGCGAAACGGCGGAGCAGATTGCCGCATTTGCCACACAGCTTTTGCAGCTTGCACACACGCATGCACAGGCGGGTATGCCCGGCTATACCCATTTTCAGGCGGCCATGCCTTCGTCGTTTGGCTTGTGGTTTGCCGCTTGGGCCGAAGCATTGAGCGAGGATCTTATTGCGTTGAATGCCGCGTTTGAACTTGCCAGCCTTTCGCCGCTGGGTGCAGGTGCAGGCTATGGCTCGGCATTCCCGATAAACCGCGAACGCACGGCAGAGCTGCTGGGCTTTGATGGTTTGCATGTAAACGTAATCAATGCACAGCTCACACGCGGTAAAACCGAACGCGCCGCCGCCGATGCACTGGCCGCCGTTGGCATCACGCTCAGCCGCCTCAGTGCCGACTGCTGCCTGTTTATGAGCACCAACTACGGCTTCATCCGCTTTCCCGATGAACTTACTACCGGCAGCAGCCTCATGCCGCACAAGAAAAATCCGGATGTCTTCGAACTCGTGCGCGCACGCTGCAATGCACTACAGGCCGTGCCGCAACAACTTGCACTGCTCACCTGCGGCATGCCCTCCGGCTATCACCGCGATTTTCAGCTCACAAAGCAACTGCTATTCCCGGCTTTCGACACCATCAATCAATGCATCAGCATGCTCTCGCTCATGTTTACGCACATCGAAGTAAAACAGCATTTACTCAACGATGAAAAGTATAAAGCGGTTTATACAGTGGATGCGTTGTATGCACTTACGCAACAAGGTGTACCTTTCCGCGATGCATATAAGGAAATCGGCATGGCGGTGCAAAACGGCACATTCGAATTGCCCGAATTGCCGGCTCATACGCTTACCGGCAGCAAAGACAACTTAAGCTTAGAACTAATAGAAAATATATTGGAGAAACGGATGAAATGGTTTAACGAAATTTAA
- a CDS encoding DNA alkylation repair protein encodes MSTLLKDLYSPAFYQSFSNIAGQFLPDFDRKKFTKAIFTKDWEQKELKNRMKHSSGVLHEFMPSDFTKAASVLTKIAKAIIQDKSIERSFAYMFLPDYIEQYGINHIDASIKTMEAVTALASCEFAVRPFLAEYGDEMFAQMLAWSTHKNHHVRRLASEGARPRLPWGMAVPGLKANPHPVLPILENLKTDSSEYVRRSVANNLNDIAKDHPQIVLSIAKKWKGLGADTDAIIKHGCRTLLKQGNAEILKHFKLADDPALTISDFKILTPEVKTGEYLDFTFTVSNSSRKTQTIRLEYTLYYLMKNGQFSKKVFKISEKLYAAGNSTHVLKKHSFRVITTRQYYTGLHKLGVILNGKEKVTGEFMLSE; translated from the coding sequence ATGAGCACATTACTCAAAGACCTTTATTCGCCCGCATTCTACCAGAGTTTCTCGAATATAGCCGGGCAATTCCTACCCGATTTTGACCGCAAGAAATTTACCAAAGCCATTTTTACCAAAGACTGGGAGCAGAAAGAACTGAAAAATCGTATGAAGCACAGCTCGGGTGTGCTGCATGAGTTTATGCCATCGGATTTTACAAAGGCCGCATCTGTACTTACGAAAATCGCCAAAGCAATAATTCAGGACAAAAGTATTGAACGCAGTTTTGCGTACATGTTTCTGCCCGATTACATTGAGCAATACGGCATAAACCATATTGACGCATCCATAAAAACAATGGAAGCAGTGACCGCACTTGCCAGTTGTGAATTTGCAGTGCGGCCTTTTCTCGCTGAATATGGCGATGAAATGTTTGCGCAGATGCTGGCGTGGAGCACACACAAAAATCATCATGTACGGCGATTGGCCAGCGAAGGCGCACGTCCGCGTTTGCCCTGGGGAATGGCTGTGCCCGGGCTCAAAGCCAATCCGCATCCGGTATTACCTATTCTCGAAAATCTGAAGACTGATTCATCTGAGTACGTGCGACGGAGTGTGGCCAATAATTTAAATGATATTGCCAAAGACCATCCGCAAATTGTGCTCTCCATTGCGAAAAAATGGAAAGGACTTGGAGCTGATACCGATGCCATTATTAAACACGGATGCCGCACCCTGCTTAAACAGGGCAATGCAGAGATACTAAAGCATTTTAAACTTGCGGATGATCCTGCACTCACCATATCAGACTTCAAAATACTAACGCCTGAAGTGAAAACCGGCGAATACCTTGATTTTACTTTTACCGTAAGCAATTCAAGCCGTAAAACGCAAACCATCCGATTGGAATACACGCTTTACTATTTAATGAAGAACGGACAATTTTCGAAAAAGGTTTTTAAGATTAGTGAGAAGTTGTATGCGGCCGGCAACTCAACCCATGTGCTGAAGAAGCATAGTTTCAGGGTAATTACTACACGGCAGTATTACACAGGATTGCATAAATTGGGTGTGATATTGAACGGGAAGGAGAAGGTGACGGGCGAGTTTATGTTGAGTGAATAG
- the rpoC gene encoding DNA-directed RNA polymerase subunit beta': MSFRKEVKVKSNFSHITISLASPESILERSSGEVLKPETINYRTYKPERDGLFCERIFGPVKDWECHCGKYKRIRYKGITCDRCGVEVTEKKVRRERMGHINLTVPVAHIWYFRSLPNKIGYLLGLPTKKLDMIIYYERYVVIQPGVKGKDGIQYMDFLTEEQYLEILETLPKENQYLDDTDPNKFVAKMGAEALYDLLRGINLDELSYELRHKANTETSQQRKNEALKRLQVVEAFRQANKVVENNPGWMIIKVVPVIPPELRPLVPLDGGRFATSDLNDLYRRVIIRNNRLKRLIEIKAPDVILRNEKRMLQEAVDSLFDNSRKSNAVKTESNRALKSLSDSLKGKQGRFRQNLLGKRVDYSARSVIVVGPELKLHECGLPKEMAAELFKPFIIRKLIERGIVKTVKSAKKIVDRKDAVVWDILENVLKGHPVLLNRAPTLHRLGIQSFQPKLIEGKAIQLHPLVCTAFNADFDGDQMAVHVPLGNAAILEAQVLMLASHNILNPANGAPIAVPSQDMVLGLYYMTKGMKTDDKITVKGQGLRFYNAEEAIIAYNEGRVHLNAHVYVKIDNYREKDGDGTLSTKVIETTLGRILFNQVVPREVGYINELLTKKSLRDIIGYVLKETGMAATSKFLDDIKELGFKAAFRGGLSFNLGDIIIPEEKETLIAKAHEEVEEVMNNYNMGFITNNERYNQIIDIWTHTNSKVTKRVLDQLSSDRQGFNPVYMMLDSGARGSKEQIKQLGGMRGLMAKPSKAGSAGGEIIENPVLSNFKEGLSILEYFISTHGARKGLADTALKTADAGYLTRRLVDVAQDVIITETDCGTLRGLVATPLKKNEEIVESLYDRILGRTAVHDVYDPQSGELIIAAGEQITEEFATRIDNSAIESVEIRSVLTCESKLGVCAKCYGRNLATGRMVQMGEAVGVIAAQSIGEPGTQLTLRTFHVGGVAGGAATASKLEAKYDGVIEIDELRTVRRKTAEGDSVDVVIGRSAEMRIVDVNTNIVLTTGNIPYGAQLYVKNGETLKKGQLICDWDPYNAVIVSDFAGTLQFEHIEEGVTFREESDEQTGFREKVIIESKDKTKNPSIRIMSGDDILKTYNIPVSSHIVVDDEAKVEAGQILVKIPRAVGKSGDITGGLPRVTELFEARNPSNPAVVSEIDGVVSFGKIKRGNREVLVESRTGERKTYLVPLSKHILVQENDFIRAGEALSDGAISPGDILAIKGPTSVQEYLVNEVQEVYRLQGVKINDKHFEVIVRQMMRKVDIDEPGDTMFLETQIVNKADFMEENDRLYGKKVVVDPGDSQTMKAGQIISARKLRDENSMLKRKDLKLVEARDAVAATSSQILQGITRASLQTNSWVSAASFQETTKVLNEAAVNGKQDTLLGLKENVIVGHLIPAGTGLRSYEKLVVGSKDEYEKLMAAKKEAIGSEM, encoded by the coding sequence ATGTCATTTCGCAAAGAAGTCAAAGTAAAGAGCAACTTCTCGCACATCACCATCAGTCTCGCCTCTCCCGAGTCGATTCTGGAGCGTTCGAGCGGAGAAGTGCTCAAGCCCGAAACCATCAACTACCGCACCTACAAGCCCGAACGCGACGGCCTGTTCTGCGAGCGTATTTTCGGGCCGGTGAAAGACTGGGAATGCCACTGCGGTAAATACAAACGTATCCGCTATAAAGGCATTACCTGCGACCGTTGCGGTGTGGAAGTGACCGAGAAAAAAGTGCGCCGCGAGCGCATGGGTCACATCAACCTTACCGTGCCGGTAGCGCATATCTGGTACTTCCGCTCACTGCCGAACAAAATCGGCTACCTGCTCGGACTGCCCACCAAGAAGCTCGATATGATTATCTATTACGAGCGTTATGTGGTGATTCAGCCCGGGGTAAAAGGGAAAGACGGAATCCAGTACATGGACTTCCTCACCGAAGAACAGTACCTCGAAATTCTCGAAACCCTGCCCAAAGAGAATCAGTATCTCGACGATACCGATCCCAACAAATTTGTGGCTAAAATGGGTGCCGAAGCCCTCTACGATCTGCTCCGCGGTATCAACCTCGATGAGCTTTCGTATGAACTCCGTCACAAAGCAAACACCGAAACCTCGCAGCAGCGTAAGAACGAAGCGCTCAAGCGCCTGCAGGTGGTAGAAGCTTTCCGTCAGGCCAACAAAGTGGTTGAAAACAACCCCGGCTGGATGATCATTAAAGTAGTTCCGGTGATTCCGCCCGAACTCCGTCCGCTCGTTCCGCTGGATGGTGGCCGTTTTGCTACGTCTGACCTTAACGACCTCTACCGTCGTGTAATCATTCGTAACAACCGTCTCAAGCGACTGATTGAGATCAAGGCTCCTGATGTAATTCTCCGTAACGAGAAACGTATGCTTCAGGAAGCGGTTGACTCACTCTTCGACAACAGCCGTAAATCGAACGCGGTGAAAACCGAATCGAACCGCGCACTGAAGTCACTGTCCGACTCACTGAAAGGTAAGCAGGGCCGTTTCCGTCAGAACCTGCTCGGTAAGCGTGTTGACTATTCAGCACGTTCGGTAATTGTGGTTGGTCCTGAGTTGAAACTTCACGAGTGCGGTTTGCCGAAAGAAATGGCGGCCGAGCTCTTCAAGCCGTTTATCATCCGCAAACTCATTGAGCGCGGAATCGTGAAAACGGTGAAGTCGGCCAAGAAAATTGTGGACCGCAAAGACGCCGTGGTTTGGGATATTCTCGAAAACGTACTGAAAGGCCACCCGGTGCTGCTTAACCGCGCCCCGACGCTGCACCGTCTCGGTATTCAGTCGTTCCAGCCCAAACTTATTGAAGGAAAAGCTATCCAGCTGCACCCGCTCGTATGTACGGCTTTCAACGCCGACTTCGACGGTGACCAGATGGCTGTGCACGTGCCCCTGGGCAATGCCGCCATCCTCGAAGCGCAGGTGCTTATGCTTGCTTCGCACAACATCCTGAACCCTGCAAACGGTGCGCCTATCGCGGTTCCCTCGCAGGACATGGTACTTGGTCTGTACTACATGACCAAGGGCATGAAGACGGATGATAAGATCACGGTTAAAGGTCAGGGTCTGCGTTTCTACAATGCCGAAGAAGCAATTATCGCATACAACGAAGGCCGCGTTCACCTGAACGCCCACGTATATGTGAAGATTGACAACTACCGCGAAAAAGACGGAGACGGTACACTTTCAACCAAAGTGATCGAAACCACGCTTGGCCGTATCCTGTTCAACCAGGTGGTGCCGCGCGAAGTTGGTTATATCAACGAACTGCTCACCAAGAAATCGCTTCGCGACATTATCGGTTACGTATTGAAAGAAACCGGTATGGCTGCCACCTCGAAGTTCCTCGATGATATCAAGGAACTCGGATTTAAAGCAGCTTTCCGTGGTGGCCTTTCGTTCAACCTCGGCGATATTATTATCCCCGAAGAAAAGGAAACGCTTATTGCCAAAGCCCACGAAGAAGTGGAAGAAGTGATGAACAACTACAACATGGGTTTCATCACCAACAACGAGCGTTACAACCAGATCATCGACATCTGGACACACACCAACTCGAAAGTAACCAAGCGCGTACTCGATCAGCTTTCATCAGACCGTCAGGGATTCAACCCGGTTTACATGATGCTCGATTCAGGTGCCCGTGGTTCGAAAGAGCAGATCAAACAGCTCGGCGGTATGCGTGGTCTTATGGCCAAGCCGTCGAAAGCAGGTTCTGCCGGCGGCGAGATTATCGAAAACCCGGTACTCTCGAACTTTAAAGAAGGTCTGTCCATTCTTGAGTACTTCATCTCTACCCACGGTGCGCGTAAAGGTCTTGCCGATACCGCGCTGAAAACGGCTGACGCTGGTTACCTTACCCGTCGTCTGGTTGACGTAGCTCAGGACGTAATCATTACCGAAACCGACTGCGGCACACTTCGCGGGCTGGTGGCTACACCGCTCAAGAAGAACGAGGAAATCGTGGAATCACTCTACGACCGTATCCTTGGCCGTACCGCTGTACATGATGTATATGATCCGCAAAGCGGCGAACTCATCATTGCTGCCGGCGAACAGATTACCGAAGAGTTTGCCACACGTATCGACAACTCGGCCATTGAGTCGGTGGAGATCCGTTCGGTACTTACCTGCGAATCGAAGCTGGGTGTGTGTGCGAAGTGTTACGGACGTAACCTTGCCACCGGCCGCATGGTTCAGATGGGTGAAGCTGTAGGTGTAATCGCCGCGCAGTCTATCGGTGAGCCTGGTACACAGCTTACACTCCGTACCTTCCACGTAGGTGGTGTGGCCGGAGGTGCTGCTACCGCATCGAAACTCGAAGCCAAGTACGACGGTGTAATCGAAATCGACGAACTCCGCACCGTACGCCGCAAAACGGCCGAAGGCGACAGCGTTGACGTAGTAATCGGCCGTTCGGCTGAGATGCGTATCGTGGACGTGAATACCAACATTGTGCTTACCACCGGCAACATTCCGTACGGCGCCCAGCTGTATGTGAAAAACGGTGAAACGCTCAAGAAAGGTCAGCTCATTTGCGACTGGGATCCGTACAACGCCGTAATTGTATCTGACTTTGCGGGTACACTTCAGTTCGAGCACATTGAAGAAGGTGTAACCTTCCGCGAAGAGTCTGACGAACAGACAGGCTTCCGCGAGAAAGTAATCATCGAATCCAAAGACAAGACCAAGAACCCGTCTATCCGCATCATGAGCGGCGACGATATTCTGAAGACTTACAACATCCCGGTATCATCGCACATTGTGGTTGACGATGAGGCCAAAGTGGAAGCCGGCCAGATTCTGGTTAAGATTCCGCGCGCTGTAGGTAAATCAGGCGATATCACGGGTGGTCTGCCCCGCGTTACCGAATTGTTCGAAGCCCGTAACCCGTCGAACCCGGCGGTTGTATCGGAAATCGACGGTGTGGTATCGTTTGGCAAGATCAAGCGCGGTAACCGCGAGGTGCTTGTAGAATCGCGCACCGGCGAGCGTAAAACCTACCTCGTTCCGCTGTCGAAACACATCCTTGTACAGGAAAACGACTTTATCCGTGCAGGTGAAGCCCTTTCCGATGGTGCGATCAGCCCTGGCGATATCCTCGCCATCAAAGGCCCCACATCGGTACAGGAATATCTTGTAAACGAAGTACAGGAAGTATATCGCTTGCAGGGTGTAAAAATCAACGATAAGCACTTTGAGGTGATTGTTCGCCAGATGATGCGTAAAGTAGATATCGACGAGCCGGGTGATACCATGTTCCTCGAAACCCAGATTGTAAACAAAGCCGACTTCATGGAAGAGAACGATCGTCTCTACGGCAAGAAGGTAGTTGTTGATCCGGGCGATTCGCAGACCATGAAAGCCGGTCAGATCATCTCTGCACGCAAACTCCGCGACGAGAACTCCATGCTGAAGCGTAAAGACCTGAAACTGGTGGAAGCCCGCGATGCCGTGGCCGCTACCTCCAGCCAGATCCTGCAGGGTATTACCCGCGCCTCACTGCAAACCAACAGCTGGGTATCAGCCGCATCGTTCCAGGAAACAACCAAAGTACTGAACGAAGCCGCCGTAAACGGCAAGCAGGACACCCTGCTCGGTCTGAAGGAAAACGTGATCGTAGGTCACCTCATTCCTGCCGGTACCGGTTTGCGCAGCTACGAGAAACTCGTGGTTGGATCGAAAGACGAGTACGAAAAGCTTATGGCTGCCAAGAAAGAAGCCATCGGTTCAGAAATGTAA